In Thermocrinis minervae, a single genomic region encodes these proteins:
- the soxB gene encoding thiosulfohydrolase SoxB, whose protein sequence is MGIDRRTFIIGSLSTASLATFALSKKPSVEDLMTTKAVGNVTLVFTTDIHARTRPVYFAEPPNLLAPKSLEGTPGFIAGKDWLRYFHVKRGTPLAYVGSSTDFIENAKRYGKTGGLDRVAWIIKRIVEERGRDRVIILDGGDTWVTSTIALLTEGKAIVDWLNYVGYDYIVAHWDVTIGKEKFLQRVKEFKGKFISQNITDEDFGDLIFPPYDVREVGGVKVGIIGQSFPFTPIANPRQFVQGWSFGVKEDTLQKYVDELREKHKVNAVILLSHDGLALDVALAKKVKGIDVILSGHTHDVVPSVIKVDKTLIVIAGSHAKVVGRLDLKIDKDGIKDFSYKLIPVLSDVIPSDKGAKEIIDKYYQPYRDKLSEVIATTDTMLYKRDTLFSTIDVLINMAIVDHYGVDIAQSPGYRWGTTILPGEKITVEDLMDYMAITYPNVWIIRRTGEQIKAAWEDVADNVFNPNPFYQQGGDMSRIYGAEYELMVNAPMGQRIRNIKVKGKDLDPKKTYLVAVWGGPPPPAEILDPNFKPRPVYDVVLEYVRKIKHISIDPRPNVKVLDTKYRLPEEEFGKIRI, encoded by the coding sequence GTGGGAATAGATAGAAGAACCTTTATCATAGGAAGTCTTTCTACAGCCAGCCTTGCTACCTTCGCCCTTTCAAAGAAACCCTCTGTGGAAGATCTTATGACCACAAAAGCCGTGGGTAATGTAACCCTTGTCTTTACTACGGACATACATGCTAGAACTAGACCTGTTTACTTTGCAGAACCACCGAACCTGCTAGCTCCTAAGAGTCTGGAAGGCACTCCTGGCTTCATAGCGGGCAAGGATTGGCTAAGGTACTTTCATGTAAAGAGGGGAACTCCTCTAGCCTATGTGGGATCCTCAACGGACTTTATAGAGAACGCTAAGAGGTACGGCAAGACAGGAGGACTTGACAGGGTAGCCTGGATAATAAAGAGGATAGTGGAGGAAAGGGGAAGAGACAGGGTGATCATCTTGGACGGTGGGGACACATGGGTCACGTCCACGATAGCACTCCTGACGGAAGGAAAAGCGATAGTAGACTGGCTTAACTATGTAGGCTACGACTACATAGTAGCCCACTGGGATGTTACCATTGGAAAAGAGAAGTTTTTACAAAGGGTGAAAGAGTTTAAAGGTAAGTTTATATCGCAGAACATAACAGATGAGGACTTTGGAGATCTCATATTCCCTCCCTATGATGTCAGGGAGGTTGGTGGCGTAAAGGTGGGAATAATAGGTCAGTCTTTCCCCTTCACACCAATAGCAAACCCAAGGCAGTTTGTACAGGGATGGAGCTTTGGTGTGAAAGAAGACACTCTACAGAAATACGTAGACGAGCTAAGAGAAAAGCATAAGGTCAATGCAGTCATACTATTGTCCCACGACGGCCTTGCACTGGATGTAGCCCTTGCAAAGAAGGTAAAGGGTATAGACGTAATACTATCGGGACACACCCACGACGTTGTACCGTCCGTCATAAAAGTGGACAAAACTCTGATAGTGATAGCCGGTTCCCACGCAAAGGTAGTAGGAAGACTGGATCTGAAGATAGACAAGGATGGTATAAAAGACTTTAGCTACAAACTAATACCCGTGCTCTCAGATGTTATACCCTCCGACAAGGGAGCCAAGGAGATAATAGACAAATACTACCAGCCTTACAGGGACAAGCTTTCGGAGGTTATAGCCACTACGGACACTATGCTTTACAAGAGGGACACCCTCTTTTCCACTATAGACGTGCTCATAAACATGGCCATAGTAGATCACTACGGTGTAGACATAGCCCAGTCTCCCGGCTACAGATGGGGCACTACCATACTACCTGGTGAGAAGATAACCGTAGAAGACCTCATGGACTACATGGCCATAACCTATCCCAACGTCTGGATCATAAGGAGGACAGGAGAGCAGATAAAGGCGGCCTGGGAGGACGTGGCCGACAACGTCTTCAACCCAAACCCCTTCTACCAGCAGGGTGGAGACATGAGCAGGATATACGGGGCGGAGTACGAGCTTATGGTCAACGCTCCCATGGGTCAGAGGATAAGGAACATAAAGGTAAAGGGCAAAGACCTAGATCCGAAGAAGACTTATCTTGTGGCAGTCTGGGGTGGACCACCACCGCCGGCGGAGATCCTCGACCCCAACTTCAAGCCCAGACCCGTGTACGACGTAGTCCTTGAGTACGTCAGGAAGATAAAACACATAAGCATAGACCCGAGGCCTAACGTAAAAGTTTTAGATACCAAGTACAGACTTCCAGAGGAAGAGTTTGGTAAAATAAGGATTTAA
- a CDS encoding DUF4416 family protein, producing the protein MATETLGKPILAITYREGDLLERFLERLPLERMSEPFFFESIQSYYSREMGENLLKVFVSLKGLIRKDDLKVYKLWSVRWEKHLSVNGRRRLNIDPGYVDRHQLVLASSKARGGRIFLGEGVFAEIEYLYVHGAFRPLFWTYADYRDKKVKEFFHTVRKDYLRELKFAQDGYYLITDFSSEELLHEKVHAL; encoded by the coding sequence TTGGCTACGGAGACCTTAGGAAAGCCCATACTGGCCATAACCTACAGAGAAGGAGATCTACTAGAGCGGTTTTTAGAGAGACTACCTTTAGAACGCATGTCCGAACCCTTTTTCTTTGAGAGCATCCAATCGTACTACTCTAGGGAGATGGGGGAAAACTTACTAAAAGTATTTGTATCCCTGAAGGGTCTAATCAGGAAAGATGACCTAAAAGTCTACAAACTTTGGAGCGTAAGGTGGGAAAAACATCTTTCTGTAAATGGTAGAAGAAGGTTAAACATAGACCCAGGTTACGTGGATAGACATCAGCTTGTGCTTGCATCTTCGAAAGCTAGGGGTGGAAGGATATTCTTAGGTGAAGGAGTGTTTGCAGAGATAGAGTACCTTTACGTACATGGTGCTTTCAGGCCCTTGTTCTGGACCTATGCAGACTACAGAGATAAAAAGGTAAAGGAGTTCTTCCATACGGTAAGGAAAGACTACCTAAGGGAGCTAAAGTTTGCACAGGATGGGTACTACCTCATAACTGACTTCTCTTCCGAGGAGCTTCTCCACGAAAAAGTCCATGCTCTCTGA
- the soxA gene encoding sulfur oxidation c-type cytochrome SoxA: MKRVFVGGALIAGAILIGLYSLSKAQEKELTPEEEIRLVQEANRMLAEGLNPAEYWYETGKELFKKYKLDKCDFGLGPGVVKGALAQLPRYFDDAKRVMDLETRLAYCLEKYAGMKKEDVVKFAKQCWGKTNCYSEYDALVTYISMESNGYKVNVNLKDPRVKAEYEKGKALFYARRGPWDFNCAVCHAGQKEQRIRATALWSIDRDEAKQVVTKFPIYRVSWNQVFPMHYRYAECLRQMRWPELEPFSEYAVAMSTFLYGSANGAVIKIPGIGR; encoded by the coding sequence ATGAAGAGGGTTTTTGTGGGGGGTGCCCTCATAGCTGGGGCCATCCTAATAGGTCTTTATTCCCTCTCCAAAGCTCAAGAGAAGGAACTCACTCCCGAGGAAGAGATAAGACTTGTCCAAGAAGCAAACAGAATGCTGGCCGAAGGCTTAAACCCAGCCGAATACTGGTACGAAACGGGAAAGGAGCTTTTCAAGAAGTACAAGCTTGACAAGTGTGACTTTGGTCTTGGGCCAGGTGTGGTGAAGGGAGCCCTTGCCCAGCTGCCAAGGTACTTTGACGACGCTAAAAGGGTGATGGACTTAGAGACACGCTTAGCCTACTGCCTCGAGAAGTACGCAGGTATGAAAAAGGAAGACGTGGTTAAGTTTGCAAAACAATGCTGGGGTAAGACTAACTGCTACTCTGAGTATGATGCCCTTGTTACCTACATCTCCATGGAGTCAAACGGTTACAAGGTGAACGTAAACTTAAAGGACCCAAGGGTGAAAGCTGAATACGAAAAGGGTAAAGCCCTTTTCTACGCAAGGAGAGGTCCCTGGGACTTTAACTGCGCCGTCTGTCACGCAGGACAAAAGGAACAGAGGATAAGGGCAACAGCGCTCTGGAGTATAGACAGGGATGAGGCAAAACAGGTGGTTACCAAGTTCCCCATATACAGGGTGAGTTGGAATCAGGTCTTCCCCATGCACTACAGGTATGCTGAATGTTTAAGACAGATGAGATGGCCGGAGCTGGAACCTTTCTCAGAGTATGCTGTAGCCATGTCTACTTTCTTGTACGGGTCTGCAAACGGGGCTGTCATAAAGATCCCTGGTATAGGCAGATGA
- the soxX gene encoding sulfur oxidation c-type cytochrome SoxX: MDRKKVAISLCGLLIFMGVVYSQPTKDEQAMVDQILQRSFTKDPRTEWKLKTDESGYICSKYPSREKMPAKEIQKVMELNKKAIKYPQHGFIMGDWKEGQKLVETSAGGRFVGYGFSDKPFAAHGGNCYACHLIEKGKPGGTLGPELTGYGKRLGITKDNVDKIYKDPELFNKVKTVYEIIYASWAYYPCSAMPRFGYWEVLSPDDIAHIVAFLLHPESPVNK, translated from the coding sequence ATGGACAGGAAAAAGGTAGCCATATCTCTTTGCGGGCTATTAATCTTCATGGGTGTAGTGTACTCCCAGCCTACAAAGGATGAGCAAGCCATGGTAGACCAAATCCTTCAAAGATCCTTTACTAAAGACCCAAGGACAGAATGGAAGTTAAAGACAGACGAGAGCGGTTACATATGCAGCAAGTACCCAAGCAGAGAAAAGATGCCAGCCAAGGAGATACAGAAGGTCATGGAGTTGAACAAAAAGGCCATAAAATATCCGCAGCACGGCTTTATCATGGGAGACTGGAAGGAGGGGCAAAAGCTGGTTGAAACCTCAGCAGGCGGTAGGTTTGTTGGCTACGGCTTCTCGGACAAGCCCTTTGCGGCCCATGGAGGAAACTGTTACGCCTGCCATCTCATAGAGAAAGGAAAACCCGGTGGAACCCTTGGACCTGAGCTTACAGGTTATGGTAAGAGATTGGGAATCACGAAGGACAACGTGGACAAGATATACAAAGATCCAGAGCTCTTCAACAAGGTCAAGACGGTTTATGAGATCATCTATGCCTCGTGGGCTTACTACCCATGCTCGGCCATGCCCAGGTTTGGCTACTGGGAGGTACTTTCGCCTGATGATATAGCCCATATAGTAGCCTTCCTGCTCCATCCAGAGTCTCCTGTCAACAAGTAA
- a CDS encoding DUF302 domain-containing protein, producing the protein MARLLILFILAFSFGFSADPVKLMFLTFTLKEKDFSRAVESVSNSMQREGLGVKRTLKLSDALRNRGVDFPDYYIVFGCFSEKNTKLLEKVPALTNLLPCSVAIYKDKDGRIKASIANYRPYLAKYYKNLSNEDRNIVVSSYNKLIKALSGLSVKPQSAPYVPPPKEDLVSEALVEGLGYDEFLTLYKSSLEGKNMNVLDVISLAPNYNVLLACNLSYGEKILRNFPQFGTLAPCRIYVKQEDKGIRIGYINIPLLVKLYGKQIGEEGTKIFQKAQEDLQGALEEATGR; encoded by the coding sequence ATGGCAAGGCTTCTTATCCTTTTCATACTGGCCTTCTCCTTTGGCTTTTCTGCCGATCCTGTAAAACTCATGTTCTTGACTTTCACCCTGAAGGAAAAGGACTTTTCAAGAGCTGTTGAGTCAGTTTCCAACAGCATGCAAAGGGAAGGGCTTGGGGTAAAGAGGACCCTAAAGCTGTCAGATGCTTTACGAAACAGAGGCGTGGATTTTCCAGATTACTACATAGTCTTTGGATGTTTCTCCGAAAAGAATACAAAGCTGCTTGAAAAGGTTCCAGCTCTTACAAACCTTCTCCCATGCAGCGTAGCCATTTACAAAGACAAAGATGGTAGGATAAAGGCAAGCATAGCGAACTATAGGCCATACCTTGCCAAGTATTACAAAAATCTAAGTAATGAGGATAGGAACATCGTTGTATCCTCCTACAATAAGCTTATAAAGGCTCTTTCTGGACTCAGTGTAAAACCCCAAAGTGCTCCATATGTACCACCACCTAAAGAGGACCTTGTATCAGAAGCTTTGGTGGAAGGTCTAGGTTACGATGAGTTTCTCACACTCTACAAGTCTTCTTTGGAAGGTAAGAACATGAACGTGCTGGATGTTATAAGCCTAGCTCCCAATTACAACGTACTCCTTGCATGTAATCTTAGCTATGGAGAGAAGATCCTCAGGAACTTCCCTCAGTTTGGTACGTTGGCTCCCTGTAGGATCTACGTAAAACAAGAGGACAAGGGCATAAGGATAGGTTACATAAACATACCCCTGTTGGTAAAGCTATACGGTAAACAAATAGGAGAAGAAGGTACGAAGATATTCCAAAAGGCTCAAGAGGACTTACAGGGAGCCCTGGAAGAAGCTACTGGACGATAA
- a CDS encoding UbiA-like polyprenyltransferase, which yields MKLKAYAELVKFEHTIFALPFTLVSVLILYEKTPSFWKVFWIVIALVTARTAGMALNRYIDLPIDVKNPRTSSWVHARGEVKPNEIKALIAISSALFVFSSLMINMKAFLLSPVVLFLLWLYPYSKRFTNFPHLVLGLVYFLIPVAVDVALNEHISLRALLLGVAMAFWVAGFDVLYALQDYEFDREYGIGSIPAKYGIEKALLFARIFHTITFFSLLMLYFVVDFLGLFYLLGLIAVAGFLVYEHSLIKPNDLSKINKAFFTVNGYISVVFFFIVLISRWLS from the coding sequence ATGAAGCTTAAGGCTTATGCAGAGCTCGTAAAGTTTGAACATACCATCTTTGCATTACCCTTTACGCTTGTAAGTGTACTCATTCTGTACGAAAAAACTCCTTCCTTTTGGAAAGTCTTTTGGATAGTGATTGCCCTTGTCACTGCAAGAACAGCTGGTATGGCCCTAAACAGGTATATAGACTTACCAATAGATGTAAAAAACCCAAGGACAAGCTCTTGGGTGCATGCAAGAGGAGAGGTAAAGCCCAACGAGATAAAAGCGCTCATAGCTATCTCCTCTGCTTTGTTTGTTTTCTCAAGCCTTATGATAAACATGAAAGCTTTCTTACTTTCGCCGGTGGTTCTTTTCTTGCTATGGCTGTATCCATACTCCAAGAGGTTTACCAACTTCCCCCACCTTGTGCTGGGTTTGGTTTACTTTCTAATACCTGTGGCTGTAGACGTGGCCCTTAACGAGCATATCTCCTTAAGGGCTTTGCTCTTGGGCGTGGCCATGGCCTTCTGGGTTGCGGGTTTTGATGTACTGTATGCCTTGCAAGACTATGAGTTTGATAGAGAATACGGTATAGGATCTATTCCTGCAAAGTACGGCATAGAGAAGGCACTCCTCTTTGCCAGGATATTCCACACTATAACCTTCTTTAGCCTGCTTATGCTCTACTTTGTTGTAGATTTCTTGGGTTTATTCTATCTGCTAGGACTTATAGCTGTGGCTGGTTTTCTGGTCTACGAGCATTCCTTAATAAAACCTAATGATCTTTCAAAGATAAACAAAGCCTTTTTTACCGTAAACGGATACATCAGTGTAGTCTTTTTCTTTATAGTTCTCATAAGCAGGTGGCTATCATGA
- the fbp gene encoding fructose-1,6-bisphosphate aldolase/phosphatase, with protein sequence MKITLSVIKADIGGYVGHSAAHPEVVQKVKEVGQKAVEDGLLIDCDVLVCGDDIALVMTHTHGVDSEKVHGLAWKAFEEGTKIAKKLKLYGAGQDLLSDTFSGNVKGMGPGVAEMEFEERPSEPVVVFFADKTAPSAWNLPLYEMFADPMVCAGLVIDPKMHEGFTFEVLDTFTGKAVKLSTPAELYDLLALIGTVERYAVKSVWRNSDGEIAAVASTQRLSLIAGKYVGKDDPVMIVRAQSGFPAIGEILEPFARPWIVEGWMRGSHNGPLMPVSFRYATPTRFDGPPRVIAAGYQIAEGKLIGPRDLFDDPAFDKAREQAQMIADVLRRQGIFEPHRLPSEEMEYTTLPKILAKLEGRFYEAEAGKKGPSGEHLDVD encoded by the coding sequence ATGAAAATCACCCTAAGCGTCATAAAAGCGGACATAGGTGGATACGTAGGACACTCTGCTGCACACCCTGAAGTAGTTCAAAAGGTAAAGGAAGTTGGACAGAAAGCAGTAGAAGATGGACTGCTTATAGACTGCGACGTTCTAGTATGCGGTGACGACATAGCCTTGGTTATGACACATACGCACGGCGTTGACAGTGAAAAGGTTCACGGTCTTGCGTGGAAAGCCTTTGAGGAAGGAACAAAAATAGCCAAAAAGTTAAAGCTATATGGTGCAGGTCAGGATCTTCTTTCCGATACCTTCTCCGGGAATGTAAAGGGTATGGGACCAGGTGTGGCTGAGATGGAGTTTGAGGAAAGGCCTTCCGAGCCCGTAGTGGTATTTTTTGCAGACAAGACAGCACCTTCAGCTTGGAACCTACCCCTTTATGAAATGTTTGCCGACCCTATGGTATGCGCCGGCTTAGTGATAGATCCAAAGATGCACGAAGGGTTTACCTTTGAAGTGTTAGATACCTTCACAGGTAAGGCCGTTAAGCTTTCAACACCTGCAGAGCTATATGACCTCCTTGCTCTCATAGGAACAGTAGAGAGATACGCGGTAAAAAGCGTATGGAGGAACAGCGACGGAGAGATAGCAGCCGTAGCGTCCACTCAAAGGCTTTCTTTAATAGCCGGTAAGTATGTAGGAAAGGATGACCCTGTCATGATCGTCAGGGCTCAGTCAGGTTTTCCTGCCATAGGTGAGATCCTAGAACCCTTTGCAAGACCTTGGATAGTGGAAGGGTGGATGAGAGGTTCTCATAACGGACCTCTGATGCCCGTATCCTTTAGGTATGCTACACCCACAAGGTTTGATGGACCTCCAAGGGTTATAGCTGCGGGCTACCAAATAGCTGAGGGTAAGCTTATAGGGCCAAGGGATCTCTTTGACGATCCTGCTTTTGACAAAGCAAGGGAACAAGCTCAGATGATAGCGGATGTACTAAGAAGGCAGGGTATCTTTGAACCCCACAGGCTACCTTCAGAAGAGATGGAGTACACCACACTACCAAAGATACTGGCAAAGTTGGAAGGTCGCTTCTACGAAGCTGAGGCAGGTAAAAAAGGACCTTCTGGAGAACACCTTGACGTAGACTAA
- a CDS encoding ParB/RepB/Spo0J family partition protein, translating into MKEIVTFIEPVRNRELKLAYFNVAELDVPPFQRDVSPSLVKSLEKAIEKLGFLVPIVVVPVEGKFYVIDGRHRLEAVKSLGISEILAVVVDPSYYHYILELNTEKPPNVKDKSKQAYRLYVDLLKENPTMVEEDITTYVEEPYYITLGFAIEEIDPKFPAGFYDEFLSKIDNFLYRPLEEAVEERRRRAKAVYELNQVVNEKFEELALDNALLKGEIVRKGVQKAFGVRVRVIDEEFYRAIERLKEAVRSLEAQDL; encoded by the coding sequence ATGAAGGAGATAGTAACCTTCATAGAACCAGTTAGGAATAGGGAGTTAAAGCTTGCTTACTTTAATGTAGCCGAGCTGGATGTACCCCCTTTCCAGAGGGATGTCTCTCCAAGCCTAGTAAAGAGCTTAGAGAAAGCTATAGAAAAGCTGGGCTTCCTTGTCCCCATAGTAGTAGTACCGGTGGAAGGAAAGTTCTACGTGATAGATGGACGACATAGGTTGGAGGCTGTTAAAAGCCTGGGAATCAGTGAAATACTCGCCGTAGTCGTAGACCCCTCTTACTACCACTACATACTAGAACTCAACACAGAAAAGCCACCAAACGTAAAGGACAAGTCAAAGCAAGCTTACAGGCTCTATGTGGATCTACTCAAGGAGAACCCTACTATGGTAGAGGAAGACATCACTACCTACGTAGAAGAGCCCTACTACATAACCCTTGGCTTTGCCATAGAAGAGATAGATCCGAAATTCCCTGCAGGCTTCTATGATGAATTCCTATCCAAGATAGACAACTTCCTCTACAGGCCCCTTGAAGAAGCAGTGGAGGAAAGAAGAAGAAGGGCAAAGGCCGTATACGAGCTTAACCAGGTAGTTAACGAAAAGTTTGAGGAACTCGCCCTTGACAATGCCCTTTTAAAGGGAGAGATAGTGAGAAAGGGTGTACAAAAGGCTTTCGGCGTTAGGGTAAGGGTCATAGATGAGGAGTTTTACAGGGCCATAGAAAGGTTAAAAGAGGCTGTAAGAAGTCTGGAAGCTCAAGATCTCTAA
- the lipA gene encoding lipoyl synthase, with amino-acid sequence MKPVIRLSQTHRLKGLLRQLSLNTVCEESRCPNISECFGSGTATFMILGDTCTRGCSFCNVKRGNPKGPDPEEPYKLLEAVKRLNLRYVVITSVTRDDLEDGGASHFAKCVRVLKENLQDIKVEVLVPDFGGSIRALSVVLDSSPDVLNHNVETVERLYPRVRKGANYGRSLELLRNSKKLAPHIPTKSALILGFGETWDEILKVLEDLRSVDCDFLTIGQYYQPSLRHHPVVKYYTQEEFDRLKEIAYSLGFKYVASGPNVRSSYRAFEAFIVQ; translated from the coding sequence ATGAAGCCTGTTATAAGGCTTTCCCAGACGCATAGACTCAAGGGTCTTTTGAGACAACTCTCTCTGAATACAGTCTGTGAGGAGTCCAGATGTCCAAACATCAGCGAATGCTTTGGTTCTGGGACGGCTACCTTCATGATACTTGGAGATACATGTACAAGAGGGTGCAGTTTTTGCAACGTCAAAAGGGGAAATCCAAAAGGCCCAGACCCAGAAGAACCCTATAAGCTCCTTGAGGCTGTCAAAAGGCTAAACCTCAGGTACGTGGTTATCACATCCGTCACGAGGGATGACCTTGAGGATGGGGGTGCTTCTCATTTTGCCAAGTGCGTGAGGGTCTTAAAAGAAAACCTACAGGACATAAAGGTTGAAGTTTTGGTGCCTGACTTTGGTGGAAGCATAAGAGCTCTTAGCGTAGTTCTGGACAGCTCTCCTGATGTACTAAATCACAACGTGGAAACGGTGGAGAGGTTGTACCCTAGAGTGAGAAAAGGGGCGAACTACGGGAGGAGCTTAGAACTTCTTAGGAACTCTAAGAAGCTGGCCCCACATATCCCCACAAAATCTGCTCTTATACTTGGCTTTGGTGAAACCTGGGATGAGATACTGAAGGTGCTTGAAGACCTACGGTCTGTAGACTGCGACTTTTTGACCATAGGCCAATACTACCAACCATCCCTAAGACATCATCCTGTGGTAAAGTACTACACGCAGGAGGAGTTTGATAGGTTAAAAGAGATAGCTTACTCTTTGGGGTTTAAGTATGTGGCAAGCGGCCCGAACGTAAGGAGCTCTTACCGGGCCTTTGAAGCCTTTATCGTCCAGTAG
- the murI gene encoding glutamate racemase — protein sequence MKVGVFDSGVGGLTVLKAIRDRFPSLDLVYLGDTARVPYGGRSKETVQRYSLECAQFLLDKGIELLVVACNTASALALEKLKETLDIPIVGVIEPGVKKALEVTREGRIGVIGTKATIKSGVYQRMLEDAGATVYAKACPMFVPMIEEGLLEGEIPKKIVDHYLRDLRGKVDTLVLGCTHYPLIKHLLQEYMGEDVQVVDSAESTALTLRNLIVDEGYANLELYFTDRSESMDFFVEKLLGREVSYEVVPILCKL from the coding sequence ATGAAGGTAGGAGTGTTTGACTCAGGAGTGGGCGGTCTTACAGTCCTTAAGGCCATAAGGGACCGCTTTCCATCCTTGGACCTTGTGTACCTAGGAGATACGGCGAGGGTTCCTTACGGTGGAAGGTCTAAGGAAACAGTTCAACGCTACAGTCTTGAGTGCGCCCAGTTTCTGTTAGACAAGGGTATAGAGCTGCTCGTGGTAGCCTGCAACACAGCCTCAGCCTTAGCTTTGGAAAAGCTAAAAGAAACGCTAGATATACCCATAGTAGGAGTTATAGAACCTGGAGTGAAAAAGGCCTTGGAAGTCACAAGAGAAGGTAGAATAGGAGTCATAGGTACAAAGGCCACAATCAAAAGCGGTGTTTATCAAAGGATGTTAGAGGATGCAGGAGCTACTGTTTACGCTAAGGCCTGCCCTATGTTCGTACCCATGATAGAAGAAGGTCTCCTAGAGGGAGAGATACCCAAGAAGATAGTAGATCATTACCTTAGGGACCTGAGAGGTAAAGTAGACACACTAGTGCTGGGTTGTACCCATTACCCACTCATCAAACATCTGCTACAGGAATACATGGGGGAGGATGTGCAGGTTGTAGACTCGGCAGAGTCTACTGCCTTAACTCTCAGAAATCTTATCGTGGACGAAGGATACGCTAACTTGGAGCTTTACTTTACAGACAGATCAGAGAGCATGGACTTTTTCGTGGAGAAGCTCCTCGGAAGAGAAGTCAGTTATGAGGTAGTACCCATCCTGTGCAAACTTTAG
- the soxZ gene encoding thiosulfate oxidation carrier complex protein SoxZ encodes MEIGFAILRVPKEAKKGEVIKVQMIITHPMEPGTRKDPSTGQIIPAYHLTKLNLIYNNQLVSTLQMGGAISQNPYIGLPLKVEESGTIKISYEDNKGGKWEKSVEIKVT; translated from the coding sequence ATGGAAATAGGTTTTGCAATACTGCGCGTGCCAAAGGAAGCCAAGAAGGGAGAGGTGATAAAGGTACAGATGATCATCACACACCCCATGGAACCCGGGACTAGAAAAGACCCATCCACTGGACAGATCATACCCGCCTACCACCTTACCAAGTTGAACCTCATCTATAACAACCAGCTTGTGTCTACTTTGCAGATGGGCGGCGCCATAAGCCAGAACCCTTACATAGGGCTCCCCCTAAAGGTGGAAGAATCAGGAACCATCAAGATATCCTACGAGGACAACAAAGGAGGAAAGTGGGAAAAGAGCGTTGAGATAAAGGTAACATAG